One Tunturibacter gelidoferens genomic region harbors:
- a CDS encoding PEP-CTERM sorting domain-containing protein — MRPNACLLTPLAVFFAISTLTARADTFSYTFSEGHLGHDAFTYTSPTQILTTTTFTPTTCTVQASQACSTVSFDIAGSASSLIIDVAAGGADSFNGLPASFFTNIGVNTAFSPNTITLTVTDIPSGVPEPSSLLLLGTGVLGLAGAACRKFLAA, encoded by the coding sequence ATGCGCCCGAATGCATGTCTTCTCACACCCCTTGCGGTGTTCTTCGCGATATCCACCCTCACCGCCCGCGCCGACACTTTCAGCTATACCTTCTCCGAAGGTCATTTGGGTCATGACGCCTTCACTTACACGAGCCCGACGCAGATCCTGACGACCACAACGTTCACGCCCACTACCTGTACCGTGCAGGCATCACAGGCTTGCTCGACCGTCTCGTTCGACATCGCAGGCTCAGCCTCTTCTCTGATCATCGATGTAGCGGCGGGCGGAGCCGATTCGTTCAACGGTTTACCCGCGTCCTTCTTTACCAACATTGGCGTGAATACCGCATTTAGTCCCAACACGATAACTCTTACGGTCACCGATATTCCGTCCGGAGTCCCCGAGCCTTCCAGCCTGCTGCTGCTCGGCACTGGTGTACTCGGCCTTGCCGGGGCAGCCTGCCGCAAGTTTCTCGCGGCCTGA
- a CDS encoding DUF1801 domain-containing protein — MKKAVAGESASAFIDAKINELGDWRGKTLARVREIIHKADPEIVEEWKWMGTPVFSHGGIVCTGETYKNVVKMTFAKGAALKDPSGLFNSSLDGNVRRAIDIHEGEKIDEAALKELIRAAVTLNLEGESKPKPRRASSKRVD, encoded by the coding sequence ATGAAAAAGGCCGTCGCGGGGGAATCTGCCTCTGCATTCATCGACGCGAAGATCAACGAACTTGGGGACTGGCGCGGGAAGACGCTCGCGAGGGTGCGCGAGATCATACACAAGGCAGACCCTGAGATCGTCGAAGAGTGGAAGTGGATGGGGACTCCCGTCTTCTCACACGGTGGCATCGTCTGCACGGGAGAGACGTACAAGAACGTGGTCAAGATGACGTTTGCCAAGGGAGCTGCGTTGAAGGATCCTTCGGGGCTATTCAACTCCAGCCTCGACGGGAATGTCAGGCGCGCCATCGACATTCACGAAGGCGAGAAGATCGATGAGGCGGCCTTGAAGGAGCTCATCCGCGCTGCAGTGACGCTCAATCTCGAAGGCGAGAGCAAGCCGAAGCCCCGGCGAGCGAGCAGCAAGAGAGTCGACTAG
- a CDS encoding carboxypeptidase-like regulatory domain-containing protein, whose protein sequence is MKKVPQQVVDKTRRQRSLGNRLCLLLLSMSVISMSVTGAAVAQRTSAPEPQTGTVIGTVTDVNDATVPGATVVLEGPSLTASQRVKTGDDGFFKLEHLDPGTPYHVTVSASGFADWSSPEVILRPGQYMDLTGIRLRIAAAITTVNALLSTEELATEQVKLEEKQRVLGFIPNFYVVYDHNAVPLTPKLKFRLALKTSIDPVTFAGAAFVSGIDQASDTPNYQQGTKGYGQRLGANYANGLTDILIGGAILPSILHQDPRYFYQGTGTKKSRALHALSTPFICKGDNGRWQPNFSGLGGYLASGALSNTYYPESNRGPGLVFSTTFIDIAADMANGVIQEFVLRKLTSTARSRHQSDAGSN, encoded by the coding sequence GTGAAAAAAGTCCCCCAACAAGTTGTCGATAAGACACGACGCCAGAGGAGTCTCGGGAATCGCCTGTGTCTCCTTCTTCTCAGTATGTCGGTCATCAGTATGTCGGTCACCGGTGCCGCGGTAGCCCAGCGTACCTCCGCACCCGAACCTCAAACTGGAACGGTCATCGGTACGGTGACCGATGTGAATGATGCCACCGTTCCAGGAGCTACGGTCGTTCTTGAAGGTCCTTCGCTCACCGCTTCCCAACGCGTAAAGACGGGCGATGACGGTTTCTTTAAACTCGAACATCTCGATCCGGGAACTCCCTACCATGTCACCGTCAGTGCCAGTGGCTTCGCAGACTGGAGCTCCCCTGAAGTCATCCTCCGGCCAGGTCAATATATGGACCTCACCGGCATCCGCCTCCGGATTGCTGCCGCGATCACCACAGTCAACGCGCTTCTCTCGACCGAGGAACTCGCCACCGAGCAGGTCAAGCTGGAGGAAAAGCAGCGCGTCCTGGGATTCATCCCCAACTTCTACGTCGTCTATGACCACAACGCCGTTCCACTCACGCCCAAACTGAAGTTCAGACTCGCTCTCAAGACCTCGATTGACCCCGTCACCTTCGCCGGCGCAGCCTTCGTCTCTGGCATCGATCAAGCCTCCGACACCCCAAACTACCAGCAGGGCACCAAGGGCTACGGCCAGCGTTTGGGCGCAAACTACGCCAACGGTTTAACCGACATCCTGATCGGCGGCGCCATCCTGCCATCCATCCTGCATCAGGACCCCCGCTACTTCTACCAGGGCACAGGCACAAAGAAGTCGCGCGCACTACACGCCCTCTCCACGCCCTTCATCTGCAAAGGAGATAACGGACGCTGGCAGCCGAACTTTTCAGGCCTCGGCGGATATCTCGCCTCCGGTGCCCTCTCCAACACCTACTATCCGGAGTCGAATCGCGGCCCGGGGCTGGTCTTCTCGACCACGTTTATTGACATCGCCGCCGACATGGCCAACGGCGTCATACAGGAGTTCGTCCTGCGCAAGCTCACCTCCACAGCCAGGTCCCGACATCAGTCAGACGCGGGAAGCAACTAG
- a CDS encoding methyltransferase family protein, protein MDVSALFRILDLAWIFSEVAILVITRIRSGNPSADIQDRGSLRILWFVILVAITLGSFYGETHSHTIDHGASWVRLTALTLLILGLAIRWTAIVTLGRSFSANVAIHVTQTIHKTGVFRFVRHPSYSGLILIFAAVGLYTRNWLGLAIIFIPTTAALFYRIHVEESALRRAFGHEYEIYSKSTKCLIPGIY, encoded by the coding sequence ATGGACGTATCGGCTCTCTTTCGCATCCTCGACCTCGCCTGGATCTTCTCCGAAGTCGCCATCCTCGTGATCACGCGAATCCGCAGCGGCAATCCCAGCGCCGACATACAAGACCGAGGCTCTCTCCGCATCCTCTGGTTCGTCATCCTCGTCGCCATCACCCTCGGTAGCTTCTACGGCGAAACCCACTCCCACACCATCGACCACGGTGCTTCCTGGGTTCGACTCACCGCGCTCACTCTTCTCATCCTGGGCCTCGCTATCCGTTGGACTGCCATCGTCACCCTCGGCCGTTCCTTCAGCGCCAACGTCGCCATCCACGTCACGCAAACCATCCACAAAACCGGAGTATTTCGCTTCGTCCGCCACCCGTCCTACTCTGGCCTCATTCTCATCTTCGCCGCCGTCGGCCTCTATACCCGCAACTGGCTCGGTCTGGCGATCATCTTCATCCCCACTACCGCCGCGCTCTTCTACCGGATCCACGTAGAAGAGTCAGCCCTCCGCCGCGCCTTCGGCCACGAGTACGAGATCTACAGCAAATCCACCAAATGCCTCATCCCCGGCATCTACTAA